One Drosophila kikkawai strain 14028-0561.14 chromosome 3L, DkikHiC1v2, whole genome shotgun sequence genomic window carries:
- the SuUR gene encoding protein suppressor of underreplication: MYHFVSEQTPELRLSADALVTSHVTQYLKGFQLEAVRFLYERLAKREFSVLNDESGLGKPATVAALLSALDRTKKTLIVLQNDEQLLAGWQFHLDTLTDLAVYTIQGVQDTTDSPHSVYLAKWSSLRSIGDLSRLKFDYILVDNRGHSLNNSFCTSMLLKHFEGRVNMVISSVDITSDVKLLYNILRLGGRLEHQYRSFQSFDRKFHLPDPKEVFSKRIDLEDYYKQRGFLSEYIKDFRLRRFRHQFEKSLPLVAPEQYKHNLHLWLASKNSQSTLSGSSEVCSTIASLENLPVQPQEQDKLSDHSVDDIVAMSPLIFESSDSDVEAITVEAVVDPNQVLVVSSDDCEIVTPPNTPPNQTSGMKESPRFKSKRKLSQRKTAQKKLQLTDSEEEEEHRSPGAPKAVEVAARKHTRSTATIEPPKTKRLNIRLRRVSLESIPTTPPAAEKAAALATPKTEPSVRKRKPVRQAVSPQDTRRPATRGMQRLTRSAESKLHSKYVKHHILEDAKRTTQKRAKAEGNQTPRTSKPRVKQEQKEKPAEAPLLPPKKPETETPKRKVGRPRKCKQEPEPSKSKAKPPAKPFNPTPQVLSGSSLSSEYMQCAQRIPDNLDALEPPAFRVPFTPQQTPLLLKLPSAFNLLSDSEVVAVTQTKSQGEAVVINSSHDESSPQDATQSRRTKALKRKRKQESPTKSSFGGGLGLPPANRRANKSPDLFSISSEMSQIPLAQPRAASPFEGFKIFGSEVKQFQQQHARTNAPPPKKNRERSCLDILEKIFEPRQEKTSPKVLPSLPQTQKEPEASSAALAITQRRRTLLEDDFFEITNNGEFGSRMRLNSSGGVSPVQPDQQSARVTQANKITNYLIGSGLTQEKTQPNAGTRSSTNAAAATQALRKSPKSPRQNGKSTQATKLTRWFGSVFGGGGGISQTSSVESVSAPSTPAAPSTSAAASRARAARSGGPTRRKRLDLFK, translated from the exons ATGTACCACTTTGTCTCTGAGCAGACGCCGGAGCTGCGGCTCTCGGCGGATGCGCTGGTGACCAGCCACGTGACGCAGTACCTTAAGGGCTTCCAGTTGGAGGCTGTGCGCTTCCTCTACGAGCGCCTGGCCAAGCGAGAGTTTAGCGTTCTCAACGACGAGAGTGGGTTGGGGAAGCCGGCGACGGTGGCGGCTCTGCTGAGTGCTCTGGACCGGACGAAGAAGACTCTGATAGTGCTGCAGAACGATGAGCAGCTGCTCGCCGGCTGGCAGTTTCACCTGGACACGCTCACGGATCTGGCTGTGTACACCATTCAAGGGGTGCAAG ACACCACAGATTCCCCGCACAGCGTCTACCTGGCCAAGTGGAGCAGCTTGCGCAGCATTGGAGATCTCAGCCGCCTCAAGTTCGACTACATTCTGGTGGACAATCGCGGGCACTCGCTGAACAACAGCTTCTGCACCTCCATGCTGCTCAAGCATTTCGAGGGCAGGGTAAACATGGTTATCTCCAGCGTTGACATCACG TCCGATGTGAAGTTGCTGTACAACATTTTGCGGCTGGGCGGACGTTTGGAGCATCAGTACCGAAGCTTTCAGAGCTTCGATCGGAAGTTTCACCTGCCGGATCCCAAGGAGGTGTTCAGCAAGCGCATAGATCTCGAGGATTACTACAAGCAGCGTGGATTTCTCAGCGAGTATATCAA GGACTTTCGTCTGCGCCGCTTTCGCCATCAGTTTGAAAAGAGCCTTCCGCTCGTAGCGCCGGAGCAGTACAAGCACAATCTCCACCTCTGGCTGGCCTCCAAGAACAGCCAGAGCACCCTTAGCGGCTCCTCGGAGGTCTGCTCCACCATCGCTTCCCTGGAAAATCTTCCAGTTCAGCCACAAGAGCAGGATAAATTATCCGATCACAGCGTGGATGATATTGTGGCCATGTCGCCGCTGATCTTTGAATCCTCCGACTCTGATGTGGAGGCCATAACAGTAGAGGCTGTAGTGGATCCTAACCAGGTGTTGGTGGTTTCCAGCGACGATTGTGAGATCGTGACGCCTCCAAACACGCCGCCAAATCAAACGTCCGGAATGAAGGAATCGCCTAGATTCAAGTCCAAGAGAAAACTTAGCCAGCGGAAGACAGCACAAAAAAAGCTGCAACTTACGGAttcggaggaggaggaggaacacCGTTCTCCTGGTGCTCCCAAAGCTGTGGAAGTGGCGGCCAGAAAACATACTCGTTCAACAGCTACTATTGAACCTCCTAAAACCAAAAGGCTCAACATTCGACTGAGAAGGGTGTCCTTGGAAAGCATACCCACCACACCGCCTGCCGCTGAGAAAGCTGCTGCCCTTGCCACACCCAAAACTGAGCCCTCGGTTAGAAAACGGAAACCAGTCCGGCAGGCAGTCAGTCCACAGGATACCAGACGTCCTGCCACTCGAGGAATGCAGCGACTAACTCGATCCGCCGAGTCTAAGCTTCACAGCAAGTACGTGAAGCACCACATCCTGGAAGATGCAAAAAGGACCACCCAAAAGAGAGCCAAGGCTGAGGGGAATCAAACGCCCAGGACAAGCAAGCCGCGGGTGAAGCAAGAGCAGAAGGAGAAGCCAGCTGAGGCCCCCCTGTTGCCCCCTAAGAAGCCCGAAACGGAGACTCCCAAACGTAAGGTAGGGCGTCCCAGAAAATGCAAGCAGGAACCAGAGCCAAGTAAGTCAAAGGCTAAGCCACCGGCCAAGCCCTTTAATCCCACGCCCCAAGTGCTCAGCGGCAGCTCCTTGTCCTCGGAGTACATGCAATGTGCCCAGCGAATACCAGACAACTTGGATGCCCTGGAGCCACCTGCCTTTCGGGTACCCTTCACGCCGCAACAGACGCCCTTGCTTCTGAAGCTGCCGTCTGCCTTTAACTTGCTTAGCGACTCGGAGGTGGTGGCCGTCACCCAAACCAAGTCACAGGGTGAGGCGGTGGTGATCAACAGCTCCCATGATGAGAGCTCGCCGCAGGATGCCACGCAGAGTCGTCGCACCAAGGCTTTGAAACGAAAACGGAAGCAGGAATCACCCACCAAGTCCAGTTTCGGGGGAGGACTGGGCTTGCCGCCGGCAAATAGAAGGGCCAACAAATCACCGGATTTATTTAGCATCTCCTCGGAAATGTCGCAGATACCCCTGGCCCAGCCACGGGCAGCCTCTCCCTTCGAAGGCTTCAAGATATTTGGCTCGGAGGTGAAGCAatttcagcagcagcatgccAGAACAAATGCTCCGCCGCCGAAAAAGAACAGGGAGCGATCTTGCTTGGACATTCTGGAGAAAATATTCGAGCCACGGCAGGAGAAAACCAGTCCCAAGGTCTTGCCCTCGCTGCCGCAGACTCAGAAAGAGCCTGAGGCATCTTCAGCAGCCCTCGCCATCACGCAGAGAAGGAGAACCCTGCTGGAAGATGACTTCTTTGAGATCACCAACAATGGAGAATTCGGTAGTCGCATGCGGCTGAACTCCTCCGGAGGTGTATCGCCTGTGCAGCCGGATCAGCAGTCCGCCAGGGTCACGCAGGCCAATAAGATCACAAACTACTTGATAGGCTCGGGGCTCACCCAAGAAAAGACCCAACCGAACGCGGGAACGCGCAGCTCCAccaacgccgccgccgccacgcAGGCGCTACGCAAGTCTCCCAAATCGCCAAGACAAAATGGCAAGTCCACCCAGGCCACCAAGCTTACTCGCTGGTTTGGCTCGGTTtttggaggcggcggcggaatATCGCAGACCAGCTCCGTGGAATCGGTAAGTGCGCCAAGCACGCCGGCAGCTCCTTCGACGAGTGCAGCAGCCTCTCGGGCACGAGCGGCGAGGAGTGGTGGCCCCACCAGACGAAAGCGTCTTGACTTGTTTAAATAA
- the LOC108073432 gene encoding uncharacterized protein: MHFAHHPGYTYGSNDNHLVDTLNPENIEFDGPPAARKMIIGSFSMFVIFSYLQLLYILVAIYLALHHAHH, from the coding sequence ATGCATTTCGCCCACCACCCCGGCTACACCTACGGCAGCAACGACAACCACCTGGTGGACACTCTGAATCCGGAAAACATCGAGTTCGATGGGCCGCCAGCGGCGCGCAAGATGATAATAGGCTCGTTCTCGATGTTTGTGATCTTCTCGTACCTGCAGTTGCTCTATATACTGGTGGCCATCTACCTGGCGCTGCACCACGCACACCACTAG
- the LOC108073430 gene encoding uncharacterized protein codes for MHISRWNIKRVSLLLSTALLLYVFVFSSGYHKYQIEGIIGRTQPEKVWEYVADFNKMRLLNPTIINFKILADHGHAHDWRYTVEYTERLSHWPHWINTATAKYVVTKTMPGVTPVAYAIQSTHETCFFSGFYCLHSYSDFIFKNADGDTYAQENIQYQCPPLLSSMCRRELEFQRQAVMHNLTHIFSKQREK; via the exons ATGCATATTAGTCGCTGGAATATAAAGCGGGTCTCGCTGCTCCTCAGCACCGCCCTGCTGCTCTACGTGTTCGTTTTCTCCAGCGGCTATCACAAGTACCAGATCGAGGGCATTATCGGCCGGACGCAACCGGAAAAGGTCTGGGAGTATGTGGCGGATTTTAACAAGATGCGCCTGCTCAACCCCACCAT CATCAACTTCAAGATCCTAGCTGACCATGGCCACGCCCACGACTGGCGTTATACGGTGGAATACACAGAGCGACTCTCCCACTGGCCCCACTGGATAAACACAGCCACTGCCAAGTATGTGGTCACCAAGACCATGCCCGGAGTGACACCAGTGGCCTATGCCATACAGTCCACCCATGAGACCTGCTTCTTCAGCGGATTCTACTGCT TGCACTCCTATAGCGACTTCATTTTCAAGAACGCCGACGGAGATACTTACGCCCAGGAGAACATCCAGTACCAGTGTCCGCCTTTATTAAGCAGCATGTGTCGTCGGGAGCTGGAGTTCCAGAGGCAGGCGGTGATGCACAACCTAACCCATATATTCAGCAAGCAGAGGGAAAAGTAA